A stretch of the Uranotaenia lowii strain MFRU-FL chromosome 3, ASM2978415v1, whole genome shotgun sequence genome encodes the following:
- the LOC129757491 gene encoding uncharacterized protein LOC129757491 isoform X2: MSVMLRNPEILEMLRNGGFDTRPPARIFLPPKFYSSILYDSGHRTPEDVLQNNLELVMGAVYDGNMVDRSPSTASLSKTALTATSSSIFQPRPNTISYSDGSAGNRNKGSGVLEKNTVTNFKSSLAPSHGAVPGGKTSSSSIGTYQTRNGESRLNSPRSQDGPYNLRSALPGEPDIDYPILGRIPETSFKCHQRHDGYYADVEARCQVFRVCANTDDTGNGFAFLCPNGTLFNQKYFVCDWYMNVRCEESENFYSRNKELGKTTTNFGEMMGAVMSMVSFPLMSSLLGVGGGSADREKSIPADGQSVPGNDATRQNFPSAGGAVNWQGKLNQKIQQGKSAAVQSNFNKGNTFGAQPVKTRGHVPVAPETVYVSNLGTLSTDPESGFHPTKSRLLHSSIARDLLPPLRTETEDINSSLSNQFRHNQKQHSQPASPKIQLFMAQLLKTWTDQGYAKMPAQPNKIVPPSSISILPPSGVLPKSPIPTELRRNFGIPNSQLVQLSSAPFNPNPITVQNVYPINKVTVTPQRNLHSAHAAHRIPPVSSGLPQGAQIFTHHPPPISTPLRRPQIPATSILQPAAAQLSHRKDQQLPSQRISVPRLQQTASSSFSTVYSASALPRREVGYDIEIIPAFGYYLNNELERKSFRKSLSSSSAGTTTVISEPRTLGRIFTNPAIYYNGIPSSYDIPKVDIGPY, from the exons ATGAGTGTCATGCTACGAAATCCCGAAATTCTCGAAATGCTACGAAATGGTGGTTTTGACACGCGGCCGCCAGCACGAATTTTCCTCCCGCCAAAGTTCTATTCGTCGATTCTGTACGACAGTGGCCACCGCACTCCGGAAGATGTTCTCCAGAACAATCTTGAGCTTGTGATGGGCGCCGTTTATGATGGCAACATGGTCGACCGGAGCCCATCAACGGCATCATTATCGAAAACCGCGCTGACAGCCACATCAAGCAGCATTTTCCAGCCCCGGCCCAACACGATTTCGTATTCCGATGGCAGCGCCGGAAATCGCAATAAAGGAAGCGGAGTATTAGAGAAAAATACtgtaacaaatttcaaatcgtcGTTAGCACCTTCTCACGGAGCCGTTCCAGGCGGTAAAACGTCATCATCGTCAATCGGCACGTATCAGACAAGGAACGGCGAATCTAGACTGAACTCCCCTAGAAG CCAGGATGGGCCCTACAATCTGCGGTCAGCATTACCTGGTGAACCAGATATAGACTATCCCATCCTTGGACGCATTCCCGAAACCAGTTTCAAGTGTCATCAACGTCATGATG GATATTATGCAGATGTTGAAGCGCGCTGTCAAGTATTTCGAGTTTGTGCAAATACCGACGACACGGGAAATGGATTTGCTTTTCTGTGCCCGAACGGAACACTTTTCAACCAAAAATACTTCGTCTGTGATTGGTACATGAACGTGCGCTGTGAGGAAAGTGAAAACTTTTACTCCCGCAATAAGGAACTTGGCAAAACAACGACCAATTTCGGCGAAATGATGGGAGCCGTAATGTCGATGGTCAGTTTCCCCCTAATGTCCTCGTTGTTGGGCGTAGGTGGTGGCTCTGCCGACAGGGAAAAGTCGATTCCAGCTGATGGCCAAAGTGTTCCTGGAAACGATGCAACTCGACAAAATTTCCCATCAGCTGGCGGAGCCGTAAATTGGCAAGGAAAATTGAATCAGAAAATTCAACAAGGCAAAAGCGCCGCTgttcaatcaaatttcaataaaggaAACACTTTCGGAGCACAACCAGTCAAGACGAGGGGCCACGTgccagtggctccagagaccgTCTACGTTTCTAACCTAGGCACGTTATCCACCGATCCCGAGTCCGGGTTCCATCCCACTAAGTCTAGGTTGCTGCACTCATCGATTGCCAGGGATCTTTTGCCGCCGCTGAGAACTGAAACGGAAGATATAAATTCTTCGTTATCGAACCAATTTCGTCACAACCAAAAG caaCATTCCCAACCAGCATCTCCAAAGATTCAACTTTTCATGGCTCAGCTGCTCAAGACGTGGACCGATCAAGGATATGCTAAAATGCCAGCACAGCCGAACAAAATTGTCCCACCTTCATCAATATCGATTCTTCCACCTTCCGGAGTGTTGCCGAAATCTCCGATACCGACCGAGCTTAGGAGAAACTTTGGGATTCCTAATTCCCAATTAGTGCAACTTTCGTCAGCACCGTTCAATCCTAACCCGATCACCGTCCAGAATGTGTACCCCATAAATAAGGTTACCGTTACTCCACAGCGTAACCTTCATTCTGCACACGCTGCTCATCGGATTCCACCGGTGAGCTCTGGCCTTCCGCAGGGTGCTCAAATATTCACCCATCATCCCCCACCCATCAGCACACCTCTCAGGCGCCCCCAAATTCCTGCAACTAGCATACTCCAACCAGCAGCGGCTCAACTGTCCCACCGAAAAGACCAACAACTGCCATCCCAACGGATATCCGTGCCTCGATTGCAGCAGACCGCTTCCTCATCCTTCTCCACCGTCTACTCTGCCAGTGCTTTGCCCAGAAGAGAGGTCGGATATGATATCGAAATTATACCAGCATTCGGTTACTATCTAAATAATGAGCTCGAAAGAAAGTCCTTTCGGAAATCATTAAGCAGCAGTAGTGCAGGGACCACCACCGTCATCAGTGAGCCGCGAACCTTAGGTCGAATTTTCACAAATCCGGCAATCTATTACAACGGAATACCCTCGTCGTACGACATTCCAAAAGTTGATATTGGACCATACTAG
- the LOC129757491 gene encoding uncharacterized protein LOC129757491 isoform X1 codes for MVRVHVFHYCFLATATILSVIIDYTSGLDLMSVMLRNPEILEMLRNGGFDTRPPARIFLPPKFYSSILYDSGHRTPEDVLQNNLELVMGAVYDGNMVDRSPSTASLSKTALTATSSSIFQPRPNTISYSDGSAGNRNKGSGVLEKNTVTNFKSSLAPSHGAVPGGKTSSSSIGTYQTRNGESRLNSPRSQDGPYNLRSALPGEPDIDYPILGRIPETSFKCHQRHDGYYADVEARCQVFRVCANTDDTGNGFAFLCPNGTLFNQKYFVCDWYMNVRCEESENFYSRNKELGKTTTNFGEMMGAVMSMVSFPLMSSLLGVGGGSADREKSIPADGQSVPGNDATRQNFPSAGGAVNWQGKLNQKIQQGKSAAVQSNFNKGNTFGAQPVKTRGHVPVAPETVYVSNLGTLSTDPESGFHPTKSRLLHSSIARDLLPPLRTETEDINSSLSNQFRHNQKQHSQPASPKIQLFMAQLLKTWTDQGYAKMPAQPNKIVPPSSISILPPSGVLPKSPIPTELRRNFGIPNSQLVQLSSAPFNPNPITVQNVYPINKVTVTPQRNLHSAHAAHRIPPVSSGLPQGAQIFTHHPPPISTPLRRPQIPATSILQPAAAQLSHRKDQQLPSQRISVPRLQQTASSSFSTVYSASALPRREVGYDIEIIPAFGYYLNNELERKSFRKSLSSSSAGTTTVISEPRTLGRIFTNPAIYYNGIPSSYDIPKVDIGPY; via the exons ATTGTTTCCTGGCCACGGCCACGATTCTATCAGTCATCATCGATTACACGTCAGGCTTGGATTTGATGAGTGTCATGCTACGAAATCCCGAAATTCTCGAAATGCTACGAAATGGTGGTTTTGACACGCGGCCGCCAGCACGAATTTTCCTCCCGCCAAAGTTCTATTCGTCGATTCTGTACGACAGTGGCCACCGCACTCCGGAAGATGTTCTCCAGAACAATCTTGAGCTTGTGATGGGCGCCGTTTATGATGGCAACATGGTCGACCGGAGCCCATCAACGGCATCATTATCGAAAACCGCGCTGACAGCCACATCAAGCAGCATTTTCCAGCCCCGGCCCAACACGATTTCGTATTCCGATGGCAGCGCCGGAAATCGCAATAAAGGAAGCGGAGTATTAGAGAAAAATACtgtaacaaatttcaaatcgtcGTTAGCACCTTCTCACGGAGCCGTTCCAGGCGGTAAAACGTCATCATCGTCAATCGGCACGTATCAGACAAGGAACGGCGAATCTAGACTGAACTCCCCTAGAAG CCAGGATGGGCCCTACAATCTGCGGTCAGCATTACCTGGTGAACCAGATATAGACTATCCCATCCTTGGACGCATTCCCGAAACCAGTTTCAAGTGTCATCAACGTCATGATG GATATTATGCAGATGTTGAAGCGCGCTGTCAAGTATTTCGAGTTTGTGCAAATACCGACGACACGGGAAATGGATTTGCTTTTCTGTGCCCGAACGGAACACTTTTCAACCAAAAATACTTCGTCTGTGATTGGTACATGAACGTGCGCTGTGAGGAAAGTGAAAACTTTTACTCCCGCAATAAGGAACTTGGCAAAACAACGACCAATTTCGGCGAAATGATGGGAGCCGTAATGTCGATGGTCAGTTTCCCCCTAATGTCCTCGTTGTTGGGCGTAGGTGGTGGCTCTGCCGACAGGGAAAAGTCGATTCCAGCTGATGGCCAAAGTGTTCCTGGAAACGATGCAACTCGACAAAATTTCCCATCAGCTGGCGGAGCCGTAAATTGGCAAGGAAAATTGAATCAGAAAATTCAACAAGGCAAAAGCGCCGCTgttcaatcaaatttcaataaaggaAACACTTTCGGAGCACAACCAGTCAAGACGAGGGGCCACGTgccagtggctccagagaccgTCTACGTTTCTAACCTAGGCACGTTATCCACCGATCCCGAGTCCGGGTTCCATCCCACTAAGTCTAGGTTGCTGCACTCATCGATTGCCAGGGATCTTTTGCCGCCGCTGAGAACTGAAACGGAAGATATAAATTCTTCGTTATCGAACCAATTTCGTCACAACCAAAAG caaCATTCCCAACCAGCATCTCCAAAGATTCAACTTTTCATGGCTCAGCTGCTCAAGACGTGGACCGATCAAGGATATGCTAAAATGCCAGCACAGCCGAACAAAATTGTCCCACCTTCATCAATATCGATTCTTCCACCTTCCGGAGTGTTGCCGAAATCTCCGATACCGACCGAGCTTAGGAGAAACTTTGGGATTCCTAATTCCCAATTAGTGCAACTTTCGTCAGCACCGTTCAATCCTAACCCGATCACCGTCCAGAATGTGTACCCCATAAATAAGGTTACCGTTACTCCACAGCGTAACCTTCATTCTGCACACGCTGCTCATCGGATTCCACCGGTGAGCTCTGGCCTTCCGCAGGGTGCTCAAATATTCACCCATCATCCCCCACCCATCAGCACACCTCTCAGGCGCCCCCAAATTCCTGCAACTAGCATACTCCAACCAGCAGCGGCTCAACTGTCCCACCGAAAAGACCAACAACTGCCATCCCAACGGATATCCGTGCCTCGATTGCAGCAGACCGCTTCCTCATCCTTCTCCACCGTCTACTCTGCCAGTGCTTTGCCCAGAAGAGAGGTCGGATATGATATCGAAATTATACCAGCATTCGGTTACTATCTAAATAATGAGCTCGAAAGAAAGTCCTTTCGGAAATCATTAAGCAGCAGTAGTGCAGGGACCACCACCGTCATCAGTGAGCCGCGAACCTTAGGTCGAATTTTCACAAATCCGGCAATCTATTACAACGGAATACCCTCGTCGTACGACATTCCAAAAGTTGATATTGGACCATACTAG